A genomic stretch from Sphingomonas sp. HDW15A includes:
- a CDS encoding peptidase S10, translating into MNRSILLALAATALALPSMLTAQDKPAEKPKAEKAERPEEVVPQVVRTIHSGTFGGQRMRYSATIGETIIKNKDGVAEAAVVTTAYVREPRDANRPVTFLFNGGPGSGSVWLQMGAFGPKRVAIPSDARDDGAPPYPIVDNPDSLLDVTDIVFIDPPGTGFSHLIGKADPKDFYGVTQDAKLVAEVIRRWLGDNGRWNSPKFLGGESYGTTRSAAVANQLMNVTYNDVALNGIILISTVLDFAAGSDTAGNELGYITNLPSMAAAAHYHGKTEAASVEQLVDEARAWALGPYAAFLLKGQKATAEERAVIRRELARFTGLSEAYLDQADLRVTPDRFYKQLLRDRGLTIGRLDARYTGKDYDNAGESPDNDPSFYGIDAGYTAAINSWARGSLGFKTDREYQSIGRLGADWDWRIGGRDANAYLNVAPYIGTALRENSGLRVLVAQGYYDFATPFFAAEYALSRSGIPQDRISYTYYHSGHMMYVRDEDRHKLTADVRSFIRER; encoded by the coding sequence ATGAACCGTTCGATCCTGCTTGCGCTGGCTGCAACAGCGCTGGCCCTTCCGTCAATGCTGACCGCTCAGGACAAGCCGGCCGAGAAACCGAAGGCGGAAAAAGCCGAGAGGCCGGAGGAGGTCGTTCCCCAGGTCGTTCGAACGATCCATTCGGGCACCTTCGGCGGGCAGCGCATGCGCTATTCCGCGACGATCGGCGAGACGATCATAAAGAACAAGGACGGCGTCGCCGAGGCCGCGGTCGTCACCACCGCTTACGTGCGCGAGCCGCGCGACGCGAATCGGCCGGTGACTTTCCTGTTCAACGGCGGGCCGGGTTCCGGCTCAGTATGGCTGCAGATGGGAGCCTTCGGGCCGAAGCGGGTCGCGATCCCGTCCGACGCGCGGGACGACGGGGCACCACCTTACCCGATCGTCGATAATCCGGATTCGCTGCTGGACGTCACTGACATCGTCTTCATCGATCCTCCGGGAACCGGCTTTTCCCACCTCATCGGCAAGGCGGACCCCAAGGACTTTTACGGAGTCACGCAGGACGCGAAGCTGGTCGCGGAGGTCATCCGCCGCTGGCTCGGCGACAATGGCCGCTGGAATAGCCCGAAGTTCCTTGGTGGTGAGAGCTATGGGACGACCCGAAGTGCGGCGGTCGCCAACCAGCTGATGAACGTGACGTACAATGACGTTGCGTTGAACGGCATCATTCTTATTTCAACGGTGCTCGATTTCGCAGCCGGCTCGGACACGGCCGGCAATGAGCTGGGCTACATCACTAACCTGCCGTCGATGGCAGCGGCCGCACATTACCACGGCAAGACGGAAGCGGCGTCGGTCGAGCAACTGGTGGATGAAGCGCGAGCCTGGGCACTGGGACCCTATGCCGCATTCCTATTGAAGGGGCAGAAAGCGACAGCGGAAGAACGTGCCGTCATTCGGCGCGAACTGGCGCGCTTTACCGGGCTCAGCGAGGCCTATCTCGACCAGGCCGACCTGCGTGTTACGCCCGACCGTTTCTACAAGCAGCTGCTCCGCGACCGTGGCTTGACCATCGGCCGGCTCGATGCGCGCTACACCGGCAAAGATTACGACAATGCCGGGGAGAGCCCGGACAACGACCCCAGCTTCTACGGAATCGATGCAGGCTACACCGCGGCGATCAACAGCTGGGCCCGCGGGTCACTGGGCTTCAAGACGGACCGCGAATATCAGTCGATCGGCCGCCTCGGAGCGGACTGGGACTGGCGGATCGGCGGGCGCGACGCCAACGCCTATCTCAACGTCGCACCGTACATCGGCACTGCGCTGCGCGAGAATAGCGGCCTGCGCGTGCTGGTTGCCCAGGGCTATTACGACTTTGCGACGCCATTCTTCGCGGCCGAATACGCGCTTAGCCGGAGCGGCATCCCGCAAGACCGGATCAGCTATACTTACTATCACTCCGGGCACATGATGTACGTCCGCGACGAGGATCGGCATAAGCTGACTGCCGACGTGCGGTCGTTCATCCGGGAGCGCTGA
- a CDS encoding L,D-transpeptidase family protein, producing the protein MRKFSLILGALTMVATTPVAAQPRGDEPVAVPRTVRQGIDFVYVDPDLSNVARRYQRPQNWLARIFRPGSGRSAPNPIFLQLADGLERYQATWGQLPQVKIPAGPALKRGSTGKRVTLLRQRLGLSASGGFDEMLFQRVSAYQRVHGLGPADGIAGKATLASLNLGSAHYSRRIAINMERAFRLPQTRTFDRYVVVDSGAAETYLFDRDRMADSMRVIVGSAKTKTPMMAVLMENAKANPYWHVPPELVRTLTAKKVKEQGLSYFDDFHYEVLSDWTGNGRVIDPKSVNWAAIASGKQKPNVLVRQLPGPWNSMGEMKFEMPNDYGIYLHDTPTKEKFAGNRWISNGCVRLEDYRRFATWVFGRMPPVTSSREQRIELPRPVPVFMTYLTVAPGGEGGVTFRPDPYGFDALAMPQMFGSSSRIASL; encoded by the coding sequence ATGCGGAAGTTCAGCCTGATTTTGGGTGCCCTGACGATGGTCGCCACAACGCCGGTTGCCGCGCAGCCGCGCGGCGACGAGCCCGTCGCGGTTCCCCGTACCGTCCGCCAGGGCATCGATTTCGTCTACGTCGATCCGGACCTCAGCAATGTCGCGCGACGCTACCAGCGGCCGCAAAACTGGCTGGCGCGGATCTTCCGCCCGGGCTCCGGACGCTCGGCGCCAAACCCGATTTTCCTTCAGTTGGCCGACGGACTTGAGCGTTACCAGGCGACCTGGGGCCAGTTGCCACAGGTGAAGATTCCGGCCGGGCCTGCATTGAAGCGCGGTTCGACCGGGAAGCGCGTAACCCTGCTGCGGCAGCGCCTTGGTCTTTCGGCCAGCGGCGGCTTCGATGAGATGCTGTTCCAGCGCGTTTCCGCTTACCAGCGCGTCCACGGCCTCGGTCCGGCGGACGGGATCGCCGGAAAGGCAACACTCGCTTCGCTGAATCTCGGCTCGGCGCATTATTCGCGGCGGATCGCGATCAACATGGAGCGCGCGTTCCGCCTGCCGCAGACGCGCACCTTCGACCGCTATGTCGTCGTCGATTCCGGTGCCGCGGAAACCTATCTGTTCGACCGCGACCGGATGGCCGACAGCATGCGGGTCATCGTCGGCTCGGCCAAGACCAAGACGCCGATGATGGCGGTGCTGATGGAGAACGCCAAGGCCAATCCTTATTGGCATGTCCCACCCGAACTGGTCCGGACCCTGACCGCGAAGAAGGTCAAGGAGCAGGGCCTCTCCTACTTTGACGACTTTCACTATGAAGTGCTGTCGGACTGGACCGGCAACGGCCGGGTGATCGATCCGAAGTCGGTCAACTGGGCGGCGATCGCATCCGGGAAGCAGAAGCCGAACGTGCTGGTCCGCCAGCTTCCGGGACCATGGAATTCGATGGGCGAGATGAAATTCGAAATGCCCAACGACTATGGCATCTATCTGCACGATACGCCGACGAAGGAGAAGTTCGCCGGTAATCGCTGGATCAGCAACGGCTGCGTACGCCTGGAGGACTATCGCCGCTTCGCGACCTGGGTGTTCGGGCGGATGCCGCCGGTGACGTCGTCGCGGGAGCAGAGGATCGAGCTTCCCCGCCCCGTGCCGGTATTCATGACCTACCTTACCGTCGCGCCCGGCGGCGAAGGCGGCGTGACGTTCCGGCCCGACCCCTATGGCTTCGACGCGCTGGCAATGCCGCAGATGTTCGGTTCTTCGAGCAGGATCGCGTCGCTTTAG
- a CDS encoding class I SAM-dependent methyltransferase → MKFLHCLAIASIALAAPVTAKAPSRAVAEAVAAADRPADARDLDSSRKPAEVLDWLGLKPGMKVADLISGTGYWAEIMAHAVGPKGEVTAYEPNQFYNDEKGAALWAGIAARTPRVRLVRYPFEAFAPPASTFDAALINLSYHDLYWESEKYKIPRTDPDAYVRALYAAMKPGGVVGVIDHVGAPGDTRATVKNLHRIDPAVVRADFERAGFRLAGTSKLLANPADDHSKLVFDAAIRGKTDRFMMKFVKPR, encoded by the coding sequence ATGAAATTCCTCCACTGTCTCGCCATTGCATCGATCGCTCTTGCCGCGCCGGTAACGGCGAAGGCACCGTCGCGGGCCGTAGCGGAAGCTGTAGCGGCCGCCGACCGGCCGGCCGATGCGCGGGATCTCGACTCTAGCCGCAAGCCGGCCGAGGTTCTCGATTGGCTTGGCCTGAAGCCCGGAATGAAGGTCGCCGATCTGATCAGCGGCACCGGCTATTGGGCCGAAATCATGGCTCATGCCGTCGGGCCGAAGGGCGAGGTCACCGCCTACGAACCGAACCAGTTCTACAATGACGAAAAGGGCGCGGCGCTCTGGGCCGGCATCGCCGCGCGTACGCCGCGCGTAAGGCTGGTCCGCTATCCGTTCGAGGCGTTCGCACCGCCGGCAAGCACTTTCGATGCGGCGTTGATCAACCTGTCGTACCACGACCTTTACTGGGAGTCCGAGAAGTACAAGATTCCGCGGACCGACCCCGACGCCTACGTGCGCGCACTCTATGCGGCGATGAAGCCCGGCGGCGTTGTCGGCGTCATCGACCATGTCGGGGCGCCGGGCGATACCCGAGCCACGGTCAAGAATCTTCATCGAATCGATCCGGCGGTAGTGCGCGCCGATTTCGAGCGGGCAGGATTTCGCTTGGCCGGTACCAGCAAACTGCTCGCGAATCCGGCGGACGACCACAGCAAGCTGGTTTTCGACGCCGCGATCCGCGGCAAGACCGATCGCTTCATGATGAAGTTCGTCAAGCCGCGCTGA
- a CDS encoding autotransporter domain-containing protein, whose translation MPNRRRLALAALTATALSGFAAPASAQQVDRIVTFGDSYADDGNFFEILGINPATTTIYTSGRFSGTTNYVDTLSDILGVPVENFAIGGAMAQIFPGGASNTNCSGIPASCPLGLNYEVDQFFNVGTQSSAFPNSDTTFDEGDLLTVSIGGNDARFYQLTNPLSTTNAAAIAAAGSVTAATTQLDRLVAAGAPTISFLAGDTSRLPEITGNASAIAIRSAYSNAYNAGMQDTLAGYAADGVIVHYLDLNAVLDNIIASPAAYGITKGLVCPAFQPATPASPTCVLDSTGYLFYGDLVHLTGTGFAIVAQYVATQLTAPLTLQGASDLGMDVARQFGRTLTARLDLGSPRDGDMPEGFKFFLSGDSFSRSVNESSGNAPFDVNAIGFTAGAEYGFGSGVVGVAGNISRPELEFGGDVSEVEGESTQLGAYAGMGIAGGFIQGYLGFGWDDYDIGRRGVVEGMDANTDGDHFLAGAKAGYLFPVGGFRVGPVVALDYADVSVEGYTEEGDPALTLNVSDGDFNSLRGSIGIEARGDFAGDGVQWRPYGALTLEKELNGDDRSISFAQTSAPGIVNTWEIDDVSTKAYGRFTGGLNARILTNVELGAAISTTMGKKQGNETSGHLGVKVGF comes from the coding sequence ATGCCTAATCGCCGTCGTCTGGCGCTTGCCGCGCTCACCGCCACCGCCTTGTCCGGCTTCGCCGCGCCGGCATCTGCGCAGCAGGTCGACCGTATCGTCACCTTCGGCGATAGCTACGCAGACGACGGGAATTTCTTCGAGATCCTCGGAATCAATCCCGCCACGACCACAATTTATACGTCCGGCCGCTTCTCGGGCACGACCAATTACGTCGATACTCTGTCGGACATCCTTGGAGTCCCGGTGGAGAACTTCGCGATCGGCGGAGCAATGGCCCAGATCTTTCCGGGGGGCGCTTCCAACACCAATTGCTCCGGAATTCCGGCTTCGTGCCCCCTCGGTCTCAACTACGAAGTCGATCAGTTCTTCAATGTCGGAACTCAATCGAGCGCTTTTCCCAACAGCGACACAACCTTCGATGAAGGCGATCTGCTGACGGTTTCGATCGGCGGCAACGATGCTCGTTTTTATCAGCTGACCAATCCGCTCTCGACGACCAACGCGGCAGCAATCGCTGCGGCGGGATCTGTCACCGCCGCCACAACTCAGCTTGATCGCCTCGTCGCGGCCGGCGCGCCGACGATCAGCTTCCTCGCGGGCGACACCAGCCGGCTTCCCGAAATCACCGGCAATGCCTCAGCGATTGCCATCCGCTCGGCGTATTCCAATGCCTACAATGCTGGAATGCAGGATACGCTTGCCGGATACGCGGCCGATGGCGTGATCGTCCATTATCTCGATCTCAATGCCGTTCTCGACAACATCATCGCCAGCCCTGCGGCCTACGGAATCACCAAGGGTCTTGTCTGCCCCGCCTTCCAGCCGGCCACGCCCGCGTCGCCGACCTGCGTTCTCGATTCGACAGGATATCTCTTCTACGGCGATCTCGTTCACCTGACCGGCACCGGTTTCGCGATCGTCGCGCAATATGTCGCGACCCAGCTGACCGCCCCGCTGACGCTCCAGGGGGCAAGCGATCTCGGCATGGACGTCGCCCGCCAATTCGGCCGCACGCTGACCGCCCGCCTCGATCTCGGGAGCCCGCGCGACGGCGATATGCCCGAAGGCTTCAAGTTCTTCCTTTCCGGCGACAGCTTCTCGCGCAGCGTCAACGAAAGCAGCGGTAATGCGCCGTTCGACGTCAACGCCATCGGCTTTACCGCGGGTGCCGAATATGGCTTCGGCAGCGGGGTCGTTGGAGTCGCCGGCAACATCAGCCGGCCGGAGCTGGAGTTCGGCGGCGACGTATCCGAGGTCGAAGGCGAGTCGACCCAGCTTGGCGCATATGCCGGAATGGGCATCGCCGGCGGCTTCATCCAAGGCTATCTCGGCTTCGGTTGGGACGATTACGACATCGGTCGCCGCGGAGTCGTCGAGGGCATGGATGCCAACACCGATGGCGACCACTTCCTCGCAGGCGCGAAGGCCGGCTACCTGTTCCCGGTTGGCGGTTTCCGTGTCGGTCCGGTGGTCGCGCTCGACTATGCCGACGTCAGCGTCGAAGGTTACACTGAGGAAGGCGATCCGGCCCTTACCCTCAACGTCTCGGACGGCGACTTCAACTCGCTCCGCGGAAGCATCGGCATCGAGGCGCGCGGCGACTTTGCCGGCGACGGGGTGCAGTGGCGGCCTTATGGTGCCCTGACGCTTGAGAAGGAACTGAACGGCGACGATCGCTCGATTTCCTTCGCGCAGACGTCGGCTCCGGGAATCGTCAACACCTGGGAAATCGACGACGTTTCGACGAAGGCCTACGGCCGCTTCACCGGCGGTCTTAACGCCCGGATCCTTACCAACGTCGAACTCGGCGCTGCCATCTCAACCACGATGGGTAAGAAGCAGGGCAATGAGACGTCCGGTCATCTCGGCGTGAAGGTCGGCTTCTAA
- a CDS encoding amidohydrolase, with translation MRMFFLSAAALLIAPIATPAVAQQRQMERVPDRRADEGAGPYRKLVIRGATLIDGTGAPPRGPVDIVIEGNRISSVAGVGTPGLPLEGNRGPRDADHEIDATGMYVMPGFVDNHGHNGDPDKAPNASYGYKLWLAHGVTTVRGVGLYFGPGDQSLSDKARSAANTIVAPRLFAYAALGDVWSGGDVDTPEKARAWVRWAKKTGYDGIKLFNSEPKEATAAAIDEANKLGLGSVAHLGQSGVAEVNARVAGQMGLGTVTHFYGHFESLLKDSSLPRYPSDYNMYDEQDRFYELTQLTEHIFAPGGPEWQAYLREQLDRGVIFNPTFNIYSASRDVMRARNADWHDKFTLPSLAGFFQPSRVSHGSYWYDWTTAKEVAWRKFYGPFMQLVNDYKNMGGKVTLGSDPGYIYQTWGFSYIGEMEMMQEAGFTPLEVIRAATSDGAYEIYRPKKTPAPFGIVRAGMLADLVIAPENPLHNFKTLYGTGFERLGKDGKVERVGGVKYVIKDGIVYDAKALLADVAAMVAENKEAQAK, from the coding sequence ATGCGGATGTTTTTCCTCAGCGCCGCCGCTCTCCTGATTGCTCCGATCGCCACGCCGGCGGTGGCCCAGCAGCGTCAGATGGAGCGCGTTCCGGACCGCCGTGCCGATGAGGGCGCGGGGCCTTACCGCAAGCTGGTGATCCGCGGCGCGACATTGATCGACGGCACGGGCGCTCCGCCGCGCGGGCCGGTCGACATCGTCATCGAAGGCAATCGCATCAGTTCCGTGGCGGGGGTTGGAACGCCAGGGCTGCCGCTCGAGGGCAATCGAGGACCGCGCGATGCCGACCATGAAATCGACGCGACCGGGATGTACGTCATGCCCGGCTTCGTCGACAACCACGGCCATAACGGCGACCCGGACAAGGCGCCGAACGCAAGTTACGGATACAAGTTGTGGCTTGCCCACGGGGTGACGACGGTGCGCGGCGTCGGCCTCTATTTCGGTCCAGGAGACCAATCGCTGTCCGACAAGGCTCGGAGCGCGGCCAACACGATCGTCGCCCCGCGCCTGTTCGCCTACGCCGCGCTCGGCGACGTGTGGAGCGGCGGCGATGTCGACACACCTGAGAAGGCGCGCGCCTGGGTGCGCTGGGCGAAGAAGACGGGCTACGACGGAATCAAGCTGTTCAACAGCGAGCCGAAAGAGGCGACCGCGGCCGCGATCGACGAAGCCAACAAGCTGGGCCTGGGGAGCGTCGCGCATCTCGGCCAGTCGGGCGTTGCGGAGGTTAACGCGCGCGTCGCCGGGCAAATGGGCCTTGGCACGGTCACGCACTTCTACGGCCATTTCGAGAGCCTGCTGAAGGACAGCAGCCTTCCGCGTTATCCGTCCGATTATAACATGTACGACGAGCAGGACCGGTTTTACGAACTGACCCAACTGACCGAGCATATTTTCGCGCCCGGCGGGCCGGAATGGCAGGCTTACCTTCGCGAGCAGCTTGATCGCGGGGTAATCTTCAACCCGACGTTCAACATCTATTCCGCGTCGCGCGATGTGATGCGGGCGCGTAACGCCGACTGGCACGACAAATTTACGCTTCCGAGCCTGGCAGGCTTCTTCCAGCCGAGCCGTGTCAGCCACGGCAGCTACTGGTACGACTGGACCACCGCCAAGGAAGTCGCCTGGCGGAAGTTCTACGGCCCGTTCATGCAACTTGTGAACGATTACAAGAATATGGGCGGCAAGGTCACGCTCGGATCGGACCCCGGCTACATTTACCAGACATGGGGCTTCTCCTACATCGGCGAGATGGAGATGATGCAGGAGGCGGGGTTCACTCCGCTGGAGGTGATCCGCGCAGCCACCAGCGACGGCGCCTACGAGATCTACCGGCCCAAGAAGACCCCGGCGCCGTTCGGGATCGTCCGCGCGGGGATGCTCGCCGACCTCGTCATCGCGCCGGAGAATCCGCTGCACAATTTCAAGACATTGTACGGGACCGGGTTCGAGCGGCTGGGCAAGGACGGCAAGGTCGAGCGCGTCGGCGGTGTCAAATATGTCATCAAGGACGGCATCGTCTACGACGCCAAGGCGCTGCTCGCCGATGTCGCGGCGATGGTTGCCGAAAATAAGGAGGCGCAGGCGAAATAG